From the genome of Aerococcus sanguinicola:
ATTGCTAAAGCTGTCCAAGGACAGGTCCAAGCAGAAGACCCCGACGCGGTCTGGCTTGACCATGTTGTTTTTGATGCTAGACAGGCCCAGCCCGGAAGCCTCTTTGTTCCCTTAAGCGGGCAACGCGATGGCCATGACTTTGCCCAGCAAGCCCTAGACAATGGGGCGGTGGCTGCCTTTTGGTCCAAGGATCCGGCCCAGGCTCCTGCTGGCCTGGCTTTGATCCAAGTGTCGGACACCCTGGCAGCCCTCCACGATTTGGCAGCTTACTACTTGTCTTTAATCCAACCCAAAGTCGTGGCGATTACAGGGTCTTCCGGTAAGACGACCACCAAGGACATGACAGCAGCTTGCCTATCGGTGGCTTACCGGGTCCATAAGACCCAAGGCAATTATAATAATGAAATTGGCGTTCCGATTACTATTCTCGAGATGCCAGAAGAAACGGAAGTCCTTGTTTTAGAGATGGGGATGTCTAATTTTGGTGAAATCCGAGAATTGAGTCTCCTGGCCCAGCCCGACCTGGCTGTGATTACCATGATTGGGGAGGACCACCTGGAATTTCTGAAGACCAAGGCCAATATCGCCAAGGCCAAGCTTGAAATTTTGGACGGTTTAAAAGAAGGAGGCAGCTTCATCTATCCTGGTGAGGAAGACTTGATTACTTCCCAATTAGGCAATATCCGAGAAGATATCGAGACTCTATCAGTCGGTTTAACGGAAAACCAGGATGTTTATGCCCTGGATATTATTGTAGACCAGTACCAGACCCAGTTCAGCAGTAACCTTTCTCCAACGGTTCAGTTGACAATTCCGGTTTCGGGCCGTTATAATGTTGTGAATGCCTTAGATGCCTGTGCGGTCTCTTACCGCCTGGGCCTGTCGATTGAACAAATCCAGGATGCCCTGGCTAATTTCCAAATGACGGCCAATCGGACAGCCTGGATCGAAGGCATTAATGAGAGTCAAGTGCTGGATGATACTTACAATGCTAGCCCTTCAGCGATGAAGGCTGTAATTAGTAACTTCGTTCAAGTTCCGCGGGCAGGTGATGCCCAACAGGGACGCAAGCTCTATGTGCTGGCTGACATGTTAGAATTAGGCCCAGATGCAGGCCAGCTCCATGCCAGCGTAGCAGAGGTCTTGGCCCTTGAAGACCAGGACCAGGTCTTACTCTATGGCTTGGAGATGGAAGCCCTCTATGAGCGCCTCCTAGCTGCCGGTCAAGCCCGGCCAGACCAGGTGCATTATTTTAAAGAAGATAAAGCGGCCCTCATTGCTTGGTTGGAAAACCATACCCGCCACTATGACCAGATTCTGGTGAAGGGGAGCCATGGGATGGGACTTCTGGAAGTAGTTGAAGCCCTCCGCCGCCCAGATATAGAAAGCCAAGCTAAAGAAGATTAGCTCAGCAGCCTCTGTCTCGCCACACAGCCCTCGACAAGCTGCCCAAAGAAAACAGTCGACTGGTCGGCTGTTTTTTTAACTAATATTAACTTAATAATTTTTGACATGTGTACTGATTTGACAAATTGTATTGATAAGCATTCGTTGCGCTGTTGAATTTGCCCCTTAAAAAGCCATGGCACCGGTTCGGGCCAAGGTCCCTCACCTAGCGAGCTTCAAAGGGCTAGTACGGCTAGCGCCTACTATCCCTAATTCACATCGCTTGCTTATTCATGGCTAAGGGACAACTTCAACGCTCCACTATTGCTTAAAAGTAATTTGTTGAATTAATAATTTTAGATCTGTCAACTGCCAATATAAGAAATTAAAAATTTAGATATGAAATACGGAGGAATGGAATGAAATTTACAGAAATGGGTTTGAGCCCGCGATTATTAAAAGCTGTCGATAAGATGGGCTTTGAAGAAGCCACACCGATTCAATCAGAAACAATTCCCTATGCCTTAAAAGGACGGGATGTCCTGGGCCAGGCGCAGACGGGGACAGGGAAGACGGCCGCTTTTGGTCTTCCCCTCTTAGAGAAGATTGATCCCTACGCTAAGGAAGTTCAAGCCTTAGTTATTTCG
Proteins encoded in this window:
- a CDS encoding UDP-N-acetylmuramoyl-tripeptide--D-alanyl-D-alanine ligase — protein: MKKLALNEIAKAVQGQVQAEDPDAVWLDHVVFDARQAQPGSLFVPLSGQRDGHDFAQQALDNGAVAAFWSKDPAQAPAGLALIQVSDTLAALHDLAAYYLSLIQPKVVAITGSSGKTTTKDMTAACLSVAYRVHKTQGNYNNEIGVPITILEMPEETEVLVLEMGMSNFGEIRELSLLAQPDLAVITMIGEDHLEFLKTKANIAKAKLEILDGLKEGGSFIYPGEEDLITSQLGNIREDIETLSVGLTENQDVYALDIIVDQYQTQFSSNLSPTVQLTIPVSGRYNVVNALDACAVSYRLGLSIEQIQDALANFQMTANRTAWIEGINESQVLDDTYNASPSAMKAVISNFVQVPRAGDAQQGRKLYVLADMLELGPDAGQLHASVAEVLALEDQDQVLLYGLEMEALYERLLAAGQARPDQVHYFKEDKAALIAWLENHTRHYDQILVKGSHGMGLLEVVEALRRPDIESQAKED